A segment of the Cohnella algarum genome:
TCGCGGATTGACGAGACGAAGGAGGGAAAAAGCAATGGATTTGGAGCGGCTTGGCGAGCTGTTCGAAGAGCTCGAGCGATTGACCGGCGTGCGGGACATCGCCTGCCACCGGATCGAAGGAGGCCGCCTGCATCCCGTCCTCAAGACGAAAACCGACAAGCTCGGCGTCGAAAAGTGGAAAAGCGTACATGCGGAAAGCCCGGTCTACGTCGAGCGCGACCGGCTGCTTTCCGATCTCGTCCGCGATCCCCGGCCGATTGC
Coding sequences within it:
- a CDS encoding GAF domain-containing protein is translated as MDLERLGELFEELERLTGVRDIACHRIEGGRLHPVLKTKTDKLGVEKWKSVHAESPVYVERDRLLSDLVRDPRPIAVQDVKNDPRSASEFFLFGIDSILILPVTEEAVVKSIVLVASIGELHEFTGEEIGQAQRLVEGYREIFQA